A single Bacteroidales bacterium DNA region contains:
- a CDS encoding M23 family metallopeptidase: MIKKKIGLLYIIFLLCAVNFVCQAEIVPPLKRSLQLTGNFGELRTNHFHTGLDFRASIGTPVYAVDSGYVSRITVSAGGYGNALYITHPSGITSVYAHLNTFIPKIEEILYQKQMQLKYYAVDLSFSPTEIQVEKGEIVAYTGNRGSSGGPHLHFEIRDTQTQNPLEPLNYLKDKIKDTRSPKIKAISIMPYRGIVNNTNIQIIKVGENSVVSQIKAWGDLILAVEAYDYMDGMRNIYGVHYVNLYKDEELIYSSHIDTLSFDKGRQINTYINREEFLKNRSLYMQSFLAPGNTLPFYEKNKISNNGVVTIDEERVYKFRYEVFDYYGNKDEYAFEIVGEKTECEPIKQKSVKYNEEYIIEEENFRMTIPAYALYDNYIPQYSKSDTIKSGNYSAIHTIEPYYAGVDKNCKLSIKIDADTIQDKSKYYIVSVNSEGKNKGKVSQEYISEYNNGWLTAQVKTFGQFVVKADQTKPYIKYHGVVDGEIRFTVKEDESGLKYFRGEVDGEFVVFTYDMKDKIARYKIDTTKIKSGVPHIIKFKAIDNCGNEKLYSGNLRF, from the coding sequence ATGATAAAGAAAAAAATAGGATTACTGTACATAATATTTTTGTTATGTGCAGTCAATTTTGTATGTCAAGCAGAAATAGTTCCCCCATTAAAACGAAGTTTACAACTTACAGGAAACTTTGGAGAGTTACGTACAAATCACTTCCATACAGGGCTCGATTTTAGAGCATCAATAGGAACTCCTGTATATGCAGTAGATTCAGGATATGTATCTCGAATAACAGTGAGTGCGGGAGGTTACGGAAATGCCCTCTACATAACACACCCATCAGGTATAACATCGGTGTATGCTCACCTAAATACATTCATACCTAAAATTGAAGAGATATTATACCAGAAACAAATGCAGTTAAAGTATTATGCCGTAGATTTATCTTTCTCTCCCACAGAAATACAAGTAGAAAAAGGAGAGATAGTAGCGTATACAGGGAACAGGGGAAGTAGTGGAGGACCACATCTACATTTTGAGATACGTGATACGCAAACACAAAATCCATTAGAACCATTAAACTATCTGAAAGATAAAATAAAAGATACGCGTTCTCCAAAAATTAAAGCAATATCTATAATGCCGTATAGAGGTATTGTTAATAATACCAACATACAAATTATTAAAGTAGGAGAAAATAGTGTTGTGTCACAAATAAAAGCGTGGGGAGATTTGATATTAGCGGTAGAAGCATACGACTATATGGATGGAATGAGAAACATTTATGGCGTACACTATGTAAACCTTTATAAAGATGAAGAACTAATATACTCTTCGCATATAGATACACTTTCATTTGATAAAGGGCGACAAATAAACACCTATATTAATAGAGAGGAGTTTTTAAAGAATCGTTCCCTCTATATGCAAAGTTTTCTTGCACCAGGAAATACCCTTCCCTTTTATGAAAAGAATAAAATATCAAATAACGGAGTGGTCACAATAGATGAAGAGAGAGTATATAAATTTAGATATGAGGTCTTTGACTATTATGGTAACAAAGATGAATATGCTTTTGAAATAGTTGGAGAAAAGACAGAATGTGAACCTATAAAACAAAAATCGGTTAAATATAATGAAGAATATATTATAGAAGAAGAAAATTTCAGAATGACAATACCAGCGTATGCTCTATATGACAATTATATTCCTCAATATTCAAAATCAGATACCATAAAATCGGGAAATTATTCGGCAATACATACAATAGAACCATACTATGCAGGAGTAGATAAAAATTGTAAACTCTCAATAAAGATAGATGCTGATACCATTCAAGATAAAAGTAAATACTACATAGTATCTGTAAATAGTGAAGGAAAGAACAAGGGGAAAGTCTCACAAGAATATATATCGGAGTATAATAATGGTTGGTTAACCGCACAAGTTAAAACATTTGGACAGTTTGTCGTAAAAGCCGACCAAACAAAACCATATATAAAATATCATGGAGTAGTTGATGGGGAAATACGATTTACAGTGAAAGAAGACGAGAGTGGTTTGAAATATTTCAGAGGAGAGGTTGATGGCGAATTTGTAGTGTTTACATACGATATGAAAGATAAGATAGCACGTTATAAAATTGATACAACAAAAATAAAATCAGGAGTACCTCATATAATAAAATTTAAAGCAATAGATAATTGTGGGAATGAGAAATTATATAGTGGAAATTTAAGATTTTAG
- the bamD gene encoding outer membrane protein assembly factor BamD: protein MSKIAKILSLLAICIVVTSCNEYNKLLKSTDYELRYEYAKTYFEQGKYARTYNLLKDVITLYKGTDKAEESLYLLAQSAYMQKDYQSSGAYFEAYYRNYPRGEYAELARYYTGIGYSKASPEPKLDQTDTYKAIDELKNFLDYYPQSDKAEEIQNLIFELQEKLAEKELLTVKLYYNLGDYRGNNYQAAIITANNAIMDYPYTKYKEDFEMMILRSRYQEAVKSVIEKKKDRFRGVIDEYYNYVNEFPEGKYKKEADKILKVAQKYVND, encoded by the coding sequence ATGTCTAAGATAGCAAAAATATTATCACTATTAGCAATTTGTATAGTTGTAACGTCGTGTAACGAGTATAATAAATTATTAAAAAGTACCGATTACGAGTTGCGATATGAGTATGCTAAAACCTATTTTGAACAGGGTAAATATGCAAGAACATATAATTTGCTAAAAGATGTGATAACTCTTTATAAAGGTACTGATAAGGCAGAAGAGTCTTTGTATTTACTTGCGCAAAGTGCCTATATGCAAAAAGATTATCAATCATCTGGAGCATACTTTGAGGCATATTATAGAAACTATCCGCGTGGAGAGTATGCTGAGTTGGCAAGATATTACACAGGAATAGGATATTCTAAAGCATCTCCCGAGCCAAAGTTGGATCAAACCGACACTTATAAAGCAATAGATGAATTAAAGAACTTCTTAGATTATTATCCTCAAAGTGATAAGGCTGAGGAGATTCAAAATCTGATATTTGAACTTCAAGAGAAGTTAGCAGAAAAAGAGTTATTGACAGTAAAACTCTATTATAACTTAGGAGATTATCGAGGCAATAATTATCAAGCAGCAATAATAACTGCAAATAATGCCATAATGGATTATCCCTATACAAAGTACAAAGAGGATTTTGAGATGATGATATTACGCTCAAGATATCAAGAAGCAGTTAAGAGTGTGATAGAGAAAAAGAAAGATCGTTTCAGAGGTGTAATAGATGAATATTATAACTATGTAAACGAGTTTCCTGAAGGGAAATATAAAAAAGAGGCAGATAAAATTTTAAAAGTAGCACAAAAATACGTAAACGATTAA
- a CDS encoding formylglycine-generating enzyme family protein, whose protein sequence is MRNVLFFAVMISTIIMFSAQAKRNRKENIFDSNQTGSYIEQVSGLGMKMIYVKGGSFILGTVKKEEGYSDEYPAIESFLDSYYIGAFEVTQKQWQIIMNDNTGVEENLPINGISWNDALLFCEKLSELTGKNYRLPSEEQWEYAARGGIKNSNLKYSGSDEIDKVSWYSTNSNKEIHPVGLKRPNELGIYDMSGNVYEWCLDTYMSYTYKNDSVKHHSVGNNKVLRGGCWSDYASSCRVTHRFYDVSSSKSSKIGFRVVCVP, encoded by the coding sequence ATGAGAAATGTATTGTTTTTTGCTGTAATGATTTCAACCATTATTATGTTTAGTGCTCAGGCAAAGAGAAACAGAAAAGAGAATATCTTTGATTCTAACCAAACAGGAAGTTATATAGAGCAAGTTTCAGGCTTAGGAATGAAGATGATTTACGTAAAAGGAGGTTCATTTATTTTAGGAACAGTAAAAAAAGAGGAGGGGTATAGCGATGAATATCCGGCAATAGAGTCTTTCTTAGATTCATATTATATAGGTGCATTTGAAGTTACCCAAAAACAATGGCAAATAATTATGAATGACAATACGGGTGTAGAAGAAAACTTGCCTATAAATGGAATAAGTTGGAATGATGCGCTTCTCTTTTGCGAAAAATTAAGTGAATTGACAGGAAAGAATTACCGGTTGCCATCTGAAGAACAATGGGAATATGCAGCACGAGGGGGAATAAAAAATAGTAATCTAAAATATAGTGGAAGTGATGAAATTGATAAAGTTTCATGGTATTCTACAAATAGTAATAAAGAGATTCACCCAGTGGGATTAAAACGTCCAAATGAGTTAGGCATATATGATATGAGTGGAAATGTATATGAATGGTGCTTAGATACATATATGTCATATACCTATAAGAATGATTCAGTAAAACATCACAGTGTAGGAAATAACAAAGTATTAAGAGGAGGATGTTGGAGCGATTATGCTTCAAGTTGTAGAGTTACACATCGCTTTTATGATGTATCATCATCAAAAAGTTCTAAAATTGGATTTAGAGTTGTGTGTGTACCTTGA
- a CDS encoding alanine:cation symporter family protein: MDLFLTIVDFLWNNIMVEVMVVIALWFTIKTKAVQITMFPEMIRTLKGSTQKQSKDGRSISSVEAFLISLASRVGVGNLAGVALAITIGGPGAIFWMWVMAILNSATSFVESTLAQLYKSRNGNFFIGGPAYYIYKGLKSKTWAVIVAILSVLTFSFIICSVQSNTIAISAGQAFGITPIWSAIIIGLLMSLTIFGGVGRVAKVTSTLVPLMAFAYILVVVSIVLANIEQIPAIFKLIIDSAFGVDQVVGGGVGMAIMMGVKRGLFSNEAGMGSAPNAAATADVKHPVNQGFVQAMGVFVDTLIICSCTAFLIFIGGADAPDNLEGIALTQYALSAKTGGWAYHFIAIIIFFFGFSTCISNSYYGEANIRFIKDSNLLVNIFRVLMILIVMAGAIIPLDVVWAMADLFMIFIVLINLISITKLGKYTYLLLDDYKSQKKKGIQTPIFKKSQIKELNTPDIDCW; this comes from the coding sequence ATGGATCTATTTTTAACGATAGTAGATTTTTTGTGGAATAATATAATGGTAGAGGTTATGGTGGTAATTGCTTTATGGTTTACCATCAAAACCAAAGCCGTACAGATAACAATGTTCCCAGAAATGATTCGTACATTAAAGGGATCAACTCAAAAGCAATCAAAAGATGGACGATCAATCTCTTCGGTTGAAGCATTTCTAATATCGTTAGCAAGTAGAGTAGGAGTAGGAAATCTTGCAGGAGTTGCTTTAGCAATTACTATTGGAGGACCTGGTGCTATATTTTGGATGTGGGTAATGGCAATCCTAAATTCAGCAACATCATTTGTTGAATCAACCCTTGCCCAACTCTATAAATCACGCAACGGAAACTTCTTTATAGGAGGTCCAGCATATTACATATACAAAGGATTGAAAAGTAAAACTTGGGCTGTTATAGTAGCAATACTATCAGTCCTTACATTTAGTTTTATTATTTGTTCGGTTCAATCAAATACTATAGCAATATCGGCAGGTCAGGCATTCGGAATCACTCCAATATGGAGTGCGATAATAATAGGACTCTTAATGTCTTTAACCATATTTGGAGGAGTAGGAAGAGTTGCAAAAGTAACTTCAACCTTAGTGCCACTAATGGCATTCGCATACATATTAGTAGTTGTATCAATAGTATTAGCAAATATAGAACAAATACCCGCAATCTTTAAACTAATAATAGATAGCGCCTTTGGAGTAGACCAAGTAGTTGGTGGCGGTGTTGGTATGGCAATTATGATGGGTGTAAAACGAGGATTGTTTAGTAACGAAGCAGGAATGGGATCTGCTCCAAATGCTGCTGCAACAGCCGATGTAAAGCATCCGGTAAATCAAGGATTTGTTCAAGCAATGGGAGTCTTTGTTGACACCCTTATTATATGTAGTTGTACTGCATTCTTAATATTCATAGGAGGAGCAGATGCACCTGACAACTTAGAGGGTATAGCACTTACTCAGTATGCATTAAGTGCAAAAACCGGAGGTTGGGCATATCACTTTATTGCAATAATAATATTCTTCTTTGGCTTCAGTACATGTATTAGTAACTCATATTATGGAGAAGCAAATATTCGCTTTATAAAGGATAGTAATCTTTTGGTAAACATTTTCAGAGTATTAATGATACTCATTGTCATGGCAGGAGCAATAATACCATTAGATGTAGTATGGGCAATGGCAGATTTGTTTATGATATTTATAGTTTTGATAAATCTAATATCAATAACAAAATTAGGAAAATATACCTATCTGTTATTAGATGATTATAAATCGCAGAAGAAAAAGGGAATACAAACACCTATCTTTAAAAAGAGTCAGATAAAAGAACTCAACACGCCCGACATTGATTGTTGGTAA
- a CDS encoding DNA-directed RNA polymerase subunit omega encodes MDFKKVNAPSTTVTRDTMELCKDTENIYETVAIISKRANQIAAEIKTDLEKKLQDYASSTDNSLEEVFENREQIEISKYYERMPKPTLIAIEEYKKGEVYFRNADEEISLKKD; translated from the coding sequence ATGGATTTCAAGAAAGTAAATGCTCCATCAACAACAGTAACACGCGACACAATGGAGTTGTGTAAAGACACAGAAAACATTTATGAGACAGTAGCAATTATCTCAAAAAGAGCAAATCAAATTGCAGCAGAGATAAAAACAGATTTAGAGAAAAAACTACAAGATTACGCATCTTCAACAGATAACTCACTTGAAGAGGTATTTGAAAATCGTGAGCAAATTGAGATATCAAAATACTATGAGCGTATGCCAAAACCAACTCTAATAGCAATAGAGGAGTATAAAAAGGGTGAGGTATATTTCCGTAATGCAGATGAGGAGATATCTCTAAAAAAAGATTAA
- a CDS encoding valine--tRNA ligase produces MEIASKYDPSEVEKKWYEYWLNNNLFKSTPDGREPYTVVIPPPNVTGVLHMGHMLNNTIQDILVRRARMEGKNACWVPGTDHASIATEAKVVKKLAEQGIKKSDLTREEFLKHAWEWTEEHGGIILKQLRKLGASCDWDRTAFTMDEKRSESVIKVFVDLYNKGLIYRGLRMVNWDPKAQTALSNEEVIYKDEKSKLYYLRYYVDEPAGATDGEENGAVTLKPSDAFDATVKYQILHRDEQGRRYAVVATTRPETIMGDTAMCINPKDPKNSWLKGKKVIVPLVNRVIPVIEDRYVEIEFGTGCLKVTPAHDTNDYMLGKTHNLETIDIFNADATISEEAGMYVGMDRMEVRKLIAKDLESAGLLEKVEDYDNKVGYSERNADTAVEPRLCMQWFLRMKHFADIALPPVMNDELKFYPAKYKTTYQNWLENIQDWCISRQLWWGHRIPAYFLPTAEGEEERYVVAENIDKALELAKAIEGYESITKEQLRHDDDALDTWFSSWLWPISLFDGINNPNNEEINYYYPTSDLVTGPDIIFFWVARMIMAGYEYKGDMPFKNVYFTGIVRDKIGRKMSKSLGNSPDPLDLIEKYGADGVRMGMMLSAPAGNDILFDDALCEQGRNFNNKIWNAFRLVNGWQVDTTIEQPESAKIAVEWFDSELKKVNAEVADLFTKYRLSEALMAVYKLFWDEFSAWYLEMIKPTYGMPIDGVTYSKTLEFFDMLLRLLHPFMPFITEELWQHISERKDGESIMVAQLPKVDEYNKEVVTNIEVAKNIIAGVRTIRLQKNIPNKNQLSLQILGEHKNYADAIIVKLANLSSIEVVQEKSATSITFMVGTTEYAVPMEGNIDVEVELKKLEEDLKYQQGFLKTVMGKLSNERFVANAPQKVVELERKKQSDAESKIKSIEERIKALKG; encoded by the coding sequence ATGGAAATAGCATCAAAATACGATCCCTCAGAGGTTGAGAAGAAGTGGTATGAGTATTGGTTAAACAATAATTTGTTCAAATCAACACCCGATGGTAGAGAACCATACACAGTAGTAATACCCCCACCAAACGTAACAGGAGTATTACACATGGGACACATGCTAAACAATACAATTCAAGACATATTGGTCCGTCGTGCGAGAATGGAGGGAAAGAACGCATGTTGGGTTCCTGGTACCGACCACGCATCAATAGCAACTGAGGCTAAAGTTGTAAAGAAATTAGCAGAGCAAGGAATTAAGAAGAGTGATCTAACTCGTGAAGAATTTCTAAAACACGCATGGGAATGGACCGAAGAACATGGAGGTATAATTCTTAAACAATTGCGTAAACTTGGAGCAAGTTGCGATTGGGATAGAACAGCCTTTACTATGGATGAAAAGCGTAGTGAAAGTGTAATAAAGGTTTTTGTTGATTTGTACAACAAAGGTCTTATCTATCGCGGATTGAGAATGGTAAACTGGGATCCTAAGGCTCAAACAGCACTCAGCAACGAGGAGGTAATCTATAAGGATGAAAAGAGTAAGCTCTACTATCTTCGTTACTATGTTGATGAACCGGCAGGGGCAACAGATGGAGAGGAGAATGGTGCAGTAACCTTAAAACCATCGGATGCTTTTGATGCAACAGTAAAATATCAAATCTTGCATCGCGATGAGCAGGGTCGCCGTTATGCAGTTGTTGCTACAACACGTCCCGAAACCATTATGGGAGATACAGCAATGTGTATTAACCCAAAAGATCCAAAAAACTCTTGGCTAAAAGGCAAAAAAGTAATAGTACCATTGGTGAACAGAGTAATACCTGTTATAGAAGACCGCTATGTAGAGATTGAGTTTGGAACAGGATGCTTGAAAGTAACACCTGCCCACGATACAAATGACTACATGTTGGGTAAAACTCACAATCTTGAAACTATTGATATATTCAATGCTGATGCAACAATAAGTGAAGAGGCAGGAATGTATGTAGGAATGGATCGTATGGAGGTTCGTAAACTAATAGCAAAAGATTTAGAGAGTGCAGGGCTTCTTGAAAAGGTTGAGGATTACGATAACAAAGTAGGATACTCTGAGCGTAATGCCGATACAGCAGTAGAGCCACGCCTATGTATGCAATGGTTCTTGAGGATGAAACACTTTGCCGACATTGCATTACCGCCAGTAATGAATGATGAACTAAAATTCTACCCTGCAAAATATAAAACAACATATCAAAATTGGTTAGAGAATATCCAAGATTGGTGTATTAGTCGCCAATTATGGTGGGGACATCGCATACCGGCATACTTCTTGCCAACAGCAGAGGGAGAAGAAGAGAGATATGTAGTTGCTGAAAATATTGATAAAGCATTAGAGTTGGCAAAAGCAATTGAGGGATATGAGAGTATAACTAAAGAGCAATTACGTCACGATGATGATGCTCTTGATACATGGTTCTCATCATGGCTATGGCCAATATCTCTATTTGATGGAATTAACAATCCAAACAACGAGGAGATAAACTACTACTATCCCACAAGTGATCTTGTGACCGGTCCAGACATTATATTCTTCTGGGTAGCCCGTATGATTATGGCAGGATATGAGTATAAAGGAGATATGCCATTTAAGAATGTATATTTCACTGGAATTGTTCGTGATAAGATTGGACGTAAAATGTCAAAATCACTTGGCAATTCTCCAGATCCACTTGATTTGATTGAAAAGTACGGAGCAGATGGTGTTCGTATGGGAATGATGTTATCTGCACCAGCAGGAAACGATATCCTCTTTGATGATGCTTTGTGTGAGCAAGGACGTAACTTCAATAATAAAATCTGGAATGCGTTCCGTCTTGTAAATGGATGGCAAGTAGATACAACAATAGAACAACCTGAGAGTGCAAAAATAGCAGTAGAGTGGTTCGACTCAGAGTTGAAAAAAGTAAATGCTGAGGTAGCAGACCTATTTACAAAATACCGTTTATCGGAGGCTTTGATGGCAGTATATAAACTCTTCTGGGACGAATTCTCGGCATGGTATCTAGAGATGATAAAACCGACATACGGAATGCCAATAGACGGAGTAACATATTCAAAAACATTGGAGTTCTTTGATATGCTATTGCGTTTGTTGCATCCATTTATGCCATTTATCACAGAGGAGTTGTGGCAACATATTTCAGAAAGAAAAGATGGAGAATCAATAATGGTTGCTCAATTACCCAAAGTTGATGAATACAACAAAGAAGTTGTTACTAATATCGAAGTTGCCAAGAATATAATAGCAGGAGTAAGAACAATAAGATTACAAAAAAATATACCTAACAAGAATCAACTATCATTGCAGATATTAGGAGAGCATAAAAATTATGCTGATGCAATAATAGTTAAATTAGCAAACCTTTCTTCAATTGAAGTTGTTCAAGAGAAGTCAGCAACATCAATAACCTTCATGGTTGGAACAACAGAGTATGCTGTGCCAATGGAAGGTAATATAGATGTTGAGGTAGAGTTAAAGAAGCTTGAGGAAGATTTAAAATACCAACAAGGATTCTTGAAAACCGTTATGGGTAAACTCTCAAACGAAAGATTTGTAGCAAATGCACCTCAAAAAGTAGTTGAGTTAGAGCGAAAGAAACAGAGCGATGCAGAGAGTAAAATCAAATCTATTGAGGAACGAATAAAAGCACTAAAAGGATAA
- a CDS encoding phospho-sugar mutase, which yields MQNDELLQQVTERAQVWLGEGYDAETKAEVKRLLEQEDKTELIDAFYRDLEFGTGGLRGIMGVGTNRMNIYTVGAATQGLSNYLKKEFADLPQIKVVIGHDSRNNSRKFAEISADIFSANGIKVYLFESLRPTPEMSFAIRHLGCQSGIILTASHNPKEYNGYKAYWNDGAQMISPHDKNTIAEVNKVAGIEDIKFQGNPDLIEVIGQEIDDIYVSKIKELSLSPDLVARNSDMKIVYTPIHGTGVKLVPAALRAFGFTNIINVPEQDIPDGNFPTVASPNPEEPAALNMAIEKGKEVDADIIMASDPDADRLGVAVKNDKGEFVLINGNQIAILLLNYIMTRSREMGTLKGNEFIVKTIVTSELIKTIADKNSIKCYDCYTGFKWIASVIRELEGKERYIGGGEESYGFLVEDFVRDKDAVSAIPMMAEAAAWAKENGKSVYEMLQDIYVKYGFSKEKGISVVRKGKSGAEEIEAMMKNFRANPITEIAGSKVILIKDYATLKGTDVLAGETYTLDMPTTANVIQYFTEDGTKVSIRPSGTEPKIKFYVEVRGTLSSPAEYEAVNAQAEEKIKAVAASLGV from the coding sequence ATGCAAAACGACGAATTATTACAACAAGTAACCGAAAGAGCCCAAGTATGGTTAGGTGAAGGCTATGATGCTGAAACTAAAGCCGAAGTAAAAAGACTATTGGAGCAAGAAGACAAAACAGAGTTGATAGATGCATTCTATCGCGATTTAGAGTTTGGAACAGGAGGTTTGCGTGGAATAATGGGAGTGGGAACCAACCGTATGAATATCTATACAGTAGGAGCCGCAACTCAAGGACTTTCTAACTATCTTAAAAAAGAGTTTGCAGATCTACCACAAATTAAAGTTGTAATCGGACACGATAGCCGTAACAACAGTCGTAAATTTGCAGAAATATCAGCAGATATATTCTCAGCAAACGGAATAAAAGTATATTTGTTTGAGTCGTTGCGCCCAACACCAGAGATGTCATTTGCAATACGTCATTTAGGATGTCAAAGCGGAATTATTCTTACAGCATCACACAACCCAAAAGAGTATAACGGATACAAAGCATATTGGAACGATGGAGCACAAATGATATCTCCACACGATAAAAATACAATTGCAGAGGTAAACAAAGTTGCTGGAATAGAAGATATCAAATTCCAAGGCAATCCTGACCTAATAGAAGTAATAGGTCAAGAGATTGACGATATATATGTAAGCAAAATAAAAGAACTATCACTATCTCCCGATTTGGTAGCGCGCAACAGTGATATGAAGATTGTTTACACTCCAATACATGGAACAGGAGTAAAATTAGTACCCGCAGCACTACGTGCATTCGGATTTACTAATATCATAAATGTACCCGAGCAAGATATTCCTGACGGAAACTTCCCAACAGTAGCATCTCCCAATCCAGAAGAACCTGCTGCCTTAAATATGGCAATAGAGAAAGGAAAAGAGGTAGATGCTGATATCATTATGGCATCAGACCCGGATGCTGACCGTCTTGGTGTAGCCGTTAAAAATGATAAAGGAGAGTTCGTTTTGATTAACGGAAACCAAATAGCAATTCTATTATTGAACTATATAATGACTCGTTCACGTGAAATGGGAACATTAAAAGGAAACGAGTTTATTGTAAAAACAATTGTAACAAGTGAGTTGATTAAAACAATAGCAGATAAAAACTCAATCAAATGTTACGACTGCTACACAGGATTTAAATGGATTGCATCAGTAATTCGTGAGTTAGAAGGAAAAGAGAGATACATTGGAGGAGGAGAAGAGAGTTACGGATTCTTGGTAGAAGACTTTGTCCGAGATAAAGATGCTGTGTCAGCAATACCAATGATGGCAGAGGCAGCAGCATGGGCAAAAGAGAATGGTAAGAGCGTATATGAAATGTTGCAAGACATTTATGTAAAATACGGATTCTCAAAAGAGAAAGGAATCTCAGTAGTACGTAAAGGAAAGAGTGGAGCAGAGGAGATAGAGGCAATGATGAAAAACTTCCGTGCAAACCCAATAACTGAGATAGCAGGTTCAAAAGTAATCTTGATAAAAGATTATGCAACACTAAAAGGAACAGATGTATTGGCAGGAGAGACATATACATTAGATATGCCAACAACAGCAAATGTGATCCAATACTTCACCGAAGACGGAACAAAAGTTTCGATACGTCCTTCAGGAACAGAGCCAAAAATCAAGTTCTATGTCGAGGTACGTGGAACATTATCTTCACCTGCAGAGTACGAGGCAGTAAATGCACAAGCAGAAGAGAAGATAAAAGCAGTTGCAGCATCACTTGGTGTTTAA